GCTCAGCATAAACGCCGGAGAGACACGGAGGTTTCGGTATAGTTGATTTATTCATATGCTTCATGCAAAATAGAGTTTTGAAAATTTCTGAATTAAACATATCGATATAGGAGAAAATCCTCAAATTATTTCTCTGTGTCTCCGTGGCAAATCTTAAATCATCTTTCTATCTAGCAAGATAATAAAGTTCACCAAGTATAAATGAAAGATACTAAAGAAGAAAAAGAAACGAGCGAATTTTTTGGATTCAGAGATCATTAGTTTCACAGAGAGGTAAATCATGAGTATGCAAAGTAGAATAGTTGAATAAAGGTAAATTAAACCTACTCGTTCCGAAACATAGTAAAATGCGATACACGATATAGAGTAAAGAATTGTGTAAATAAAAATAGCTTGGACAGTTTTTTTTAAACCACGCACGACAGGCATCATTGGAAATTCGGCAGAGTCATAATCGTCCTTTAAAAAAATTGCCAATGCCCAGAAATGTGCAGGAGTCCATAAAAATATCATAGAAAATAAAATCCAAGCTGAAAGCGGTAATGTATTTGTAACCGCTGCATAACCAATGAGTGGACCGATACAGCCAGAAATTCCACCTATTACTATATTTTGGTCAGTTCTCGGTTTTAAATAGATTGTATATAAAAATATATAGAGCAACAGTCCGGATAATGCGCATAATGCGGTAAGTAAGTTTGCATAGGAGTATAAAATTCCAAATGAAATAATAATAAAACTAAGTCCAACTAGGAGTGCTGTAACTGGTTTTATTTCTCCCATGGGTAATGGACGGTTTTTGGTTCTTTCCATTCTTGCATCACGATCTATTTCGATGTATTGATTTAGTATAAAGGATGCGGAGGACATGAAAAATGTACCCAATAGAGTCATTCCAACTAAAAATGAGTTTGGATTTCCATCTCCCCCTAAATATAAGCCCGGCAGGGACGTTACAAGTACGAGTGAAGTTACTCTAGGTTTGATTAATTTATTCCAAATCGAAATATACTTTAACATGATTGGTTACTTAGAAGTATCCTCTGGTAATAGTCTATAGTAAAGAGAAGTATAGACAAGTATAAATAAAGCTACTCCCATTCCAGTGTGGAAGGCAGTAACTAGAATTGGGAGTTGAAAAATTACATTCGATACCCCAAGTATGATTTGTAATCCCACAGTATACAAAGCCATTCTTAAAAATAGACGAGTTCTTTTGTCGTAGGATTTGAAAATCGAAACGGCATAATTTACAATGATGAGGATCAAAATAATATATGCCACAATCCTGTGTTCCATTTGGATTCGCACTAGACCTTCCATTTTAGGAAACCAATTTCCATGACAAGTAGGCCAATCAGGACAAGCAAGCCCTGCATAATTAGAACTTACTCTTCCGCCCATAAAAAGTTGAAACCCAATTATCAATACAGAAATGGAAATAAGTAAGTTGCGAGAACTAAAAATTTCTCCCCATCGAATCAATTGAATTTCTAAAGTTTCGGTGCTAAGTATAAAATTTGATTTGGCAGTTATACTTACGATTAAAGTAAAAAGTAAAACTGCGTTCAGCAAATGCATATTAACCGTTCCGGGATCGAGGAGTTTTGTGACAGTGAGTTTGCCCAAAATTACCTGATTAATCAATACTATTAAAGAGGTAAATGCGAGAAATCCGAAACGTTTTCGAAGTTCAGAGTCTTTGAATATAATTATAGATAAACCTAATATCACAAACCCTAAAAGTCCAGAATAGATTCTATGTCCGACTTCCATCCAAATTCTAAATTCCGGAGGAGGAATTACCTTTCCGTAACACAATGGCCAATCAGGACAAGCAAGTCCTGAATCAGTAGCACGAACTAAGGGTCCGAATAAAATATTGATAAAAATCAAAACGGAAAGAAAAAAAGCTAAACGGTATACCTTGGAAATAGATTTACGAAATGCGTCAGTCATTCTATTCTCTAGCACCAGCCTGTCTGAGTAGACTAACAATTTCGGGGCGACCACCTTTTAGAGCAAAACCGAGAGCAGACTCGTCTACGTTAGTTCTAGCATTTGGATTTGCTTTATTGTCTAATAGAATGGAAATAGTTTCTTTTCTCGCATAAAAAACAGCATGAATCAAAGCGGTTTTCCCTTCTTTATCTTTTGCATTCACTAATATTTCGGGGCGAGCAAGAAGGTAACGAAGAATATCCAAATGCCCATTCGCAGAGGCATAGATAAGTGCATTTTTTCCAGTCTCTTTGTGTTTTCGGTTAACGTCAGCACCTGCTTCTACTAATAGTTTCACCATTTCTAAATTATTATCTGCAGAGGATAATAACAAAGGAGTCATTTCTCTAGAATCAGTTGCATTTAAATTTACCTTGGTTTTGAGAAGGATTTTAACCTTCTCAAAATCGCTATCTCTTACTGCCTCTATAAATTCATTATTTGATTGAGAGTAAATAGATGAAACAGAAAATAAGAGGCTAACAAGTAGTAACTGAAGTTTCACAAAAACCTCTTAAACGCAAGCAACGATTAAATCGCCACCAGCTTTAACTTCTCCGTGTTGGTCTACGGCTTCAACGGAAACGGTAACTAATTTTTCGCCATTCTCTTCTTTCTTTCTTTTAACAGTTCCTTTGCAAGTAAGAACAGATCCAAGTTTGGTCATAGATTTGAATTTTATGCCAAAAAATTTAATTTGTTTTTGGTCTGCCCAATTAGTACAAGCGCGACCTATTAGAGCCATAACAAACATACCATGAGCAATTGTTCCATCTAGGCCATTTGCAAGAGCAAATTCTTTGTCGTTGTGGATAGGATTAAAATCTCCACTCGCTCCCGCGTAACGCACGAGATTTGCGTGAGTGATTTCTGGAATTGTAAGAGCAGGAATTTCCCCGCCAACTTCTATTTTATCAAATTCGATTTTCATGTATAATTACTCCTTAGTTAGGGCGAATGACAATTGCCATTTCAGCTTGGATACAAGGTTCATTCGCAGCGTTGTGGTAAGTGGTTCTAAAAGTTACCATGTCCATTTTTCCAGTTTTTACATCTACGACTTCAGATTGAGCCCAAACGTTTCCAGGATAAAGCGGTTTTAAATACGTGTATTCTTCTTTTAAATGGAGAAGTCTTTTGATATCGATACCAAAAGAGGTCATGTCTTCCCAAATTTTAGGGTATCCCCAAAATTGAATGGAAGTTTGAAACGTTGGGGGAGCAGGAATATCGTCGTATCCGGCCTTTTTAGCGGCTTCAAGATCGAAGTAAATCGGATTTGTTTCGCCGATTGCTATACAAAATTCTTTAATTTTTCCACGTTCGACTACAAAATCAAAACGATCCATTTTCTTTCCAACAATATCCTTGGAAAGTGTGCTAGTGGTTTCACTCATAATTTAGAACTCCCTTTGTAATACTGAATCTACATATTTCAAAATTAGAGTATTCAGTCTATTCTTTATTTTTGGGCTTATGGATGGGCGTTTCGGCGGCTGTCTATGTATGGTTGCATATATCCGTTCCCTTCATCAACATCATAGAGAAAAGTTGCCGACGCGCTCTCAGCTACGGACAATAAATTGCATTCGCAATTTATTGTCCCCGCTTCCATCGCTAACGCTAGAATATTTGCGAAGTTTTATTGGGATTGATTGAAGTCCACGCTGGGCTCACCCGAACTCAATCATTTCTTTTTAAGAAAGAAATGATAATAGCGATAGCGTAAGGTGAGTTCTTAATCTCTAAATGCAGTTGCCTTTTTCTGATTCAATCCATCTTCGAATCAGATTTACTCCTTCCTTATGAATGATACTCCTTCCTAATTCAGGCATCATGATATCAGGGATGTCGGAATTGATTCGGTAAAATAGAATTGATTCTTTCGGTTTTCCTGGGACAATATCAAATCGTAAATCTCCCGAGCCTTTGCCAGATGCAACAGGACTTTTGCAAAACCCAAGTTTTGTTCGATCTGTTTCCTCATACGTTAGGAGAAGTCCTGATGTGTTGGCTGACCCGTTTGCATTATGGCAATGCCCACAGTTTACATCTAAGTAACCCCTTGATATATCTTGCAAGTTTTCTTTTTCTGGAGATTGAAAATTTGCATAGGCTTGAACTTTGGCTAATTCTGGTAATCCGGTAAGATATTCAACTTCTTGTAATTTTAGTAATTGATTTTTTTCTCCTTCCGTGTAAGTGAAAAGTCTATTTAGATTTTTTGCTTTTGGACCAATTGGTTGAAGTTGTTTGTTGATTTCGTGACATCCTTTACATTGATTTGTATTTGGAATTGTGTATTGTATTTCTTTTGTATCTCCGGTTGAGTTTTTGTAGGTAAATTTTTGTTTTCCTCCGGTGATTTCAAGTTTTGCGTCCTGTAGATTTTCATCCCAAATATACGGGAGTGCAACCCAGCCTGATTGAGTATGAATCAATAGGCGTGTTTCAATTAATTTATTTGAAATTGAAGGATAACTTATATTAGTCCCATTATAAGAAAATGTTTTAGAAATGATAGTTCCAATTGGGAAGTCGAGTGTTTCTGTTTCTTTGTAAATCGCTGACTTGCCTTTGGGCATCCAGATGAATCTATTTTTATTTGCATAATCCGTAAAAAGTGGAATATTTAAATCATAGGCGATAACTCCAGTATTTGGTTTTAATTCAGATATTTTCCCTACGAATAAATTCCATTCGGATAGGTTTTCAGGAAATGGTTCTTCCATGATTAAATTGACTTTGTTATTTTCTTTACAAGTTATAAAAAAAATAAACAGACATAGAAATTTTGTAATGTTCGGTATAAATTTTGTCATCACTAAATCATTTTACTCCCGGAATGGATACAACGTTTAGTTTTGGGTGAGAGCATATGTATTTTTTTATATCGCGGTCGATATTTTGAAACGTATTTTCGGCGTCTATATTGGCAAAATCGGCTTCGCCATTATTTTCTAGGCATATTCTTAAATTATCAGGCAAATAACCATTTGCCGCTTTTTTCTTATCCACAATCCCGTCATATAAAATATCTGGAAAAGGTTTTCCTAGTTTGAGAGAAAGAATCTTAACTATGAGTCCTCTCGGATTCTCACCGGCTTCTGAAATTTGGTTATCGTGAACATAAATTGTTTCTGGATAAGGATCATAAGTAGGATCGTTGATTGGTTTATCCGCAATAAAATAACTCACAATTCCAATATTGGTTGTGTCATGATTCTTGATTGTGTTTTCGAAAATTTCAATATTATCATTTGCTAATACAAGAACACCTGTACCGGGCGGGACTATGCCAACTATATTCCCTTTGGGAGCAAAGTTTTCCGTATTGTTGTTTGTAACTTGATTTTTGAATATCCTTGTATTTTTTCCACCTTGGACGGGTAGGTCAGGTAGATCGAAAACCAAAATGCCTCCCGTGTTATTCGTAGCCGTGTTTTCATATACATCGGCGAAGGTTGAATTTTCAATTTCAATTCCTGCAACATTAAATTCTGCCTTATTTCGCCTAACGATAATATTGGAAGATTGCCCTACATAAATTCCAGCATCGGATGCACCTGAAGCAACAGAATCTTCGATTAATACATCTTTGCATTGCACTGGATAAATGCCGTAAGCTCCATTTTTTTCATTAGGTCCACCAGTCCAAGCAGTTCTAACTCTTCGAATTGTAACTCCAGTTGCTCCTTTTATCTTTAGAGCATCACCAACAGTATCTTCAATACTGATGTCTTCGATTGTAAATCCGTCTGCAGTAACCAAAAGTCCTTCTGCACCAGAAGTCTGTCCCTTAAAGGAAAGAATTGTTTTATCCATTCCTTGACCTTTTAGTTTTATATTCTTAATTGTTAAGGAAAGACTTGAATCTAATTGAAATTTACCTTCGGGGAGTTCTATAGTTGAATCAGGTTTTGCCTTTAGTAATGCTTCCATGGTTTTTTTTTGAAAGTCTGCATCTGCCACAATCACTTCTTTCTTTTTACAAAATGAAATTAGAATGAAGCAGATTAAAAGAATTGTAAATTTAATTTTCATAGATTGCCTCTCTGGTTAATCGTGAGTATTGGCAAATAAACAGTATTCCATACAAGTCAAAATTTTAATTTGACCTATTGAATTGAATGGTTCTTCATTCTATTTATTTTCCCAAGTAAACAATTGAGTAAATTTACTGTCAAACTTATTTGAAATTTCGAATTACATTTTGTATTTATTTTTTATAGTTTACGGTTTTTTCTTTTTTTATCAGATTGGTAGAACTTTATTTAATTCTATAGGATATTTATATGAAAAAATTCGGATTTATTTTATTTCTGTGTTTACTCCAAAGTTGTGCAACCAATACAAATCGAGAGTATTTGGTCGCTAAAAATCTGAATACGGTAGAAGGGTATGAAACATTTATAAAAAATTATCCAAAGGCTCCTCAGGTTCTAACTGCAAAATTACAATTAGAAAAACTAATGGGGCTAAAGAGGCAACCCTCACCTTTTAAATGGAACAGTGAAACATCTATAAACGTTAGTAGAGATGGAGAAAAGTTCAAGGATTCAAATGGAAATTTAAAACCAATTTTTGATTTCTACAAATCAAAAAGTAAACGAGATAGTTTTATTGGAGTAGATGGATTTAAAATTACTTATGATTATTTTTTAGTGAGTGGAGCGAAACAAGCTCTTGTAATTTCGCATGGAACGGGAGAGTCCTCTATACGATATGCGGAATTAGTTTACGACTTATTACAAAATAAACTTCCTTATTCTATATTTATCATCAATCATCGAGGACACGGGTATTCCCAAAGGTTACTTGGCAAATATAAAGAATGGAATCCGAATTGGGATGTTTATAATGTGATGCAGGAAGATATTCTCGAATACAGAAAAATCTATGTAAATCAATTTGACGATTATGTGGCAGACTTTTCAGCATTAGTTCAATTAATAAAACAAAAACATGGATTTGAAAAAGTGACTGCGTTAGGTCATTCGCTGGGAGGTGGAGTTGTCGCTCGTTATGCAGAATTAAATCCTACCTCTTTTGATAAAATGATATTATCCGCTCCACTCATTAGTGTAATTGGTATTTTAGGGGCGGATAATTCAGATTATCTTTCTAAAAGTATAATTTCAGTAGGAGATACTTTTTCCCATAAAGGTTATGCAATTGGCTCTAAGAATTTCAATCATTTTGTAACAACCTATGAATCAGAAGATAATACAATAAACCCGTATACAACTAGTTATAATCGATTTTTTATGAAAAAGTATATAATTCAAGAATTTCCCGATACTAGTTTGGGGGGATTGTCATGGGGTTTTACAAATGCAATTTATGATGGAGTAAAGGATATTCGGAAGGATGCGGGTAATATAAAAATTCCTACGCTTATTTTTCAGACGGAACATGATGCATATGTACACCCATCTGGACAAAATACTGTTTGTGATGCAATTAACAAATCAGTGGCAAATCAATGTCAGCTTAAAGTTGTTAAAAGTTCGAATCATGAAATATTTTTGGAACGAGATTTAATACGAGATCAAGTGATGAATGATGTGATGGAATTTTTGGTAAAGTAGAATTTTATTTGCACTTTAGATTTGCAGAGATTCTTTTTGGAAATCCGCTTACTTATGCGATATTTATTTTTTGATATACGAAACAAGGCAAAAACCGTAGTTAGTTCTTATGATTTTTTTCCGACCAAATGAAACTTTTACTCACGAACTTGTTTTAACGAAAGAGGAAATCGAACACCTCCGTAGTCTTCGTTTAAATGATATCAACAAAACTTTAGAAATAAGGGACGGCAACGGCGTGTCCTATTTTTTTTTAGTAGAAGCAAAAAGTAAAAAAGGAAAATTATTAGAAAAAACAACAACTTCTACTTCCAATCAAAAAATAAAAATCGCCTCTGCTATTCCGAAAGCACAACGATTCGATTTTTTACTACAAAAAAGCACTGAAATTGGAATTACAGATTTTTACTTCATAAATTTTTTTCAATCAGAAAGAAGAGATATTAATTTAGAACGGTCTAATAAAATTATCCTCGAAGCATGTAGCCAATCCAAACGTCATACAATTCCTAATATAAAACTTTACAATTCGTTAGAAAAATTTCTTCAAGAACACAAGGATGTTTTTCTTTTAGATCCTACTGCAAATATATCCTTATCTCAAAATCAAAATTGGAATTTAGTTCCTATCATCGGTCCGGAAGGCGGATTTAGAGAAGAGGAATTGGATTTACTTCGAAAAAACAATGCCAATTCATTTTCTATTGGAGACAATATTCTCAAAATTGAAACGGCTCATATTTATATAGCGAGTATTATTCGTTTTCAAACTTTGTAGAAACTATTTAACTAACTCACCTTTCGCAATACCAAGACCATTAAGTTAAGGTTTTTTCACCCGAGATGGATAAGGATAAACACTGATATGTTTTTATTTCACTTCTTTATCAGCGTTCGTAACGTAAGGTTTCAATTTTTTACTTTGATTCAATTAACTTTTTTAAGATAGCGGAATTAGAATGTAATTCTTTTACTTTTGTGAGTGGAAATGCTTCCTTAAGCGAATGATTGGTTAGATTGTAAATTTGTTCTAAGTGGACAACGATTCCCTGTAGAAGTTGTTTTTCATTTTCATTATCAGAACGATTCGAAAGTGAAGTAATCACCTCGATGTAAATTTCTGCAATATGAGGTTGTCTTAGAATTTCTGCATAGATTGGATTGTAATTTTCGGAAATACCTTTACTGACTATATGTAAACCTTCTAACCAACCACCAAGCTCAACTAAAACAGCTAGATTATCTTTTTTCTTTTTATGAAGTGATTTTTCGATTTGGTATTCTAAAAACAATAGTCTATCGCTTAATATTGATTTGTCGGCATTTGTAATCACAGCTTGGTCAATAAAAGTAATTGCTTCTCTTATGTCAGGAATAATTCCTAATTTTTCAGATAATTCAAGGACGGTAGTTCTTGTCTGTCTCGCTTCGTCTTTTTGGTTTGCGAATAATAGTATTATTCCGTCTGCTGCCCGCATTCCTAAATTTAATGCAATTTGAGATTCATTCGGATAATCACTAGTATTCTTAACTTCTACTAATTTGACCCACGAAAAACCCATTATATTTAAATAATCAAACGAATGAAATGGGGAAGGGATTATATAATGTTTTCCATTGATGCTAAAATTAAATTGAACAATTTCTTCTTCTATATATGCGTTTTCCTCTCGGGCGTTGAACGCAAAAAAAATACCTATCAATAGTAAAAACATTACAACTAATGTGAGGATATAATAATTTGAAAAAGGTATTTTTGCTGTATTTATTAGTTTTTTAAACATAGTTTTTTATTTAGCGTGTACATGTAATTCCATATTCGACGTTTGTACAGGGAATTCGACTAGTATCTGATTTTTTATTTCCTGCTTTTTTAGCGCGAACAGGATCACTGTAATACTCTACTTCTCCCGTGTGATCGTAATAAAAGTCTTTTATATCTTGAGCTGTTTTGAGAGGCATTGGTGCATGAGCAATTAATATGTCTACTGATGAGTAACCGCTCTCTTTTGTGGAGTCTAATAAAGTAAGCTCTACAATGTAGTGATAAGATTTTTCTGAAATTTCTTGAACGAAAGTAGATGACTCGATATCCTTACCGAATATAGCTTTTTCTTTCGAATCTGAGTTTAGTTGGGTATATATAACTACACGTAGTTTTTTTACATTTTCATCAGCGGCGATACCAATAGCTGTATTGGAAAGTAATACAGGAACGGTTATTACATATTTGACTGATTCATTTTTTTGTAGACCAATATGAAAACGTCTCCCAACTTCGACTGTGTAATTTTTATCTTTTAACTGTGTGCTGACTTTAGCAACATTGTAAGACATACCTCGTTTTGGGTAGACTCCGTTTGCTAAAATAGGAGTAAATAAAAGTAAAAGTAAAACTAAATTCTTCATTGGCTTAAGTTCATTAGATGATTCTAGGTTTTTACGTCTATTGAAATTTTAAATGTATTTCATTAAAAAATCCTTTATATACGTTATGAATTTAATTTCTTCTTCTTTGGAATGTTCTGTGAAGAAAATATGGGTCGGTTGTCTTTTTCTATCTAAATAAAAACCTCCAGTTGTGTTTTTTAGTTCATCAGATGCGGCTAACCAGAATATACTGTCAGCACCTTCTTCCGGTGTTCTTAAAATAGATTTTGTAATTGTATAAAATCCAGGCATTGAAGTCCGTACTGCTTCTGTATCTGCCCAGCCCGGATGCATACAAAAGGAGGAAATATTCTCGGATTTTAATGTATTTGCCCAGTATTCATTCATAATTACTAATCCACGTTTTGCTTTGGCGTATGCAACGGGACCACTGTAATTTTGATTTGATTCTAAATCTTCTAAATCTAGTTTTTGAGTATACATCCCGCCGGAAGATACATTTACAATTCTGGCTCCAGCTTTTGACTTTTTCAGTTGAGGTAGTAGTAATTCTCCAAGTAAACAAGGACTGTAGAGTAGTAAAGCGATAGATTTTTCGTAACCTTCGTCTGTAACTTCTCTTGTGTTGTACATTGCACCAGCATTGTTAATTAATATATCTATAGATTCAAATTTATCTGAAATTCTTTTTGCAACAGATTTAGTTTCTCGTAATAGGGATAAATCTGCTTTTTCTATGATTATATTTTCGTTTCCTGTTTCAGAAATAATTTTTTCTTTTGCAGAATTTAATTTTATTTCGTTTCGGCCGACGAGGATAACAGTCGCTTGCCTTCTTGCTAATTTTAAAGCTGATTCAAATCCTATTCCAGAAGAGGCTCCTGTTACCACAGCAACTTTTGATTCTAAATTAGAAGTTATGACTTTAAAATTTTTTTTCGCAGATTTATATCCAATACTACTAAAATCATGAATGACTGGAAATATAAATTTATAATAGATTTTGTTTTCATTCTCGAATTCTATTTTATCAGGTAAAGAAAAAGCCCTTCGCATACCCGCAAAAGCATTATTAGCCGTTGTTTGAAG
This sequence is a window from Leptospiraceae bacterium. Protein-coding genes within it:
- the cyoE gene encoding protoheme IX farnesyltransferase, which codes for MLKYISIWNKLIKPRVTSLVLVTSLPGLYLGGDGNPNSFLVGMTLLGTFFMSSASFILNQYIEIDRDARMERTKNRPLPMGEIKPVTALLVGLSFIIISFGILYSYANLLTALCALSGLLLYIFLYTIYLKPRTDQNIVIGGISGCIGPLIGYAAVTNTLPLSAWILFSMIFLWTPAHFWALAIFLKDDYDSAEFPMMPVVRGLKKTVQAIFIYTILYSISCIAFYYVSERVGLIYLYSTILLCILMIYLSVKLMISESKKFARFFFFFSIFHLYLVNFIILLDRKMI
- a CDS encoding COX15/CtaA family protein, with translation MTDAFRKSISKVYRLAFFLSVLIFINILFGPLVRATDSGLACPDWPLCYGKVIPPPEFRIWMEVGHRIYSGLLGFVILGLSIIIFKDSELRKRFGFLAFTSLIVLINQVILGKLTVTKLLDPGTVNMHLLNAVLLFTLIVSITAKSNFILSTETLEIQLIRWGEIFSSRNLLISISVLIIGFQLFMGGRVSSNYAGLACPDWPTCHGNWFPKMEGLVRIQMEHRIVAYIILILIIVNYAVSIFKSYDKRTRLFLRMALYTVGLQIILGVSNVIFQLPILVTAFHTGMGVALFILVYTSLYYRLLPEDTSK
- a CDS encoding ankyrin repeat domain-containing protein, with the translated sequence MKLQLLLVSLLFSVSSIYSQSNNEFIEAVRDSDFEKVKILLKTKVNLNATDSREMTPLLLSSADNNLEMVKLLVEAGADVNRKHKETGKNALIYASANGHLDILRYLLARPEILVNAKDKEGKTALIHAVFYARKETISILLDNKANPNARTNVDESALGFALKGGRPEIVSLLRQAGARE
- a CDS encoding MaoC family dehydratase; this translates as MKIEFDKIEVGGEIPALTIPEITHANLVRYAGASGDFNPIHNDKEFALANGLDGTIAHGMFVMALIGRACTNWADQKQIKFFGIKFKSMTKLGSVLTCKGTVKRKKEENGEKLVTVSVEAVDQHGEVKAGGDLIVACV
- a CDS encoding MaoC family dehydratase N-terminal domain-containing protein, with product MSETTSTLSKDIVGKKMDRFDFVVERGKIKEFCIAIGETNPIYFDLEAAKKAGYDDIPAPPTFQTSIQFWGYPKIWEDMTSFGIDIKRLLHLKEEYTYLKPLYPGNVWAQSEVVDVKTGKMDMVTFRTTYHNAANEPCIQAEMAIVIRPN
- a CDS encoding right-handed parallel beta-helix repeat-containing protein, whose protein sequence is MKIKFTILLICFILISFCKKKEVIVADADFQKKTMEALLKAKPDSTIELPEGKFQLDSSLSLTIKNIKLKGQGMDKTILSFKGQTSGAEGLLVTADGFTIEDISIEDTVGDALKIKGATGVTIRRVRTAWTGGPNEKNGAYGIYPVQCKDVLIEDSVASGASDAGIYVGQSSNIIVRRNKAEFNVAGIEIENSTFADVYENTATNNTGGILVFDLPDLPVQGGKNTRIFKNQVTNNNTENFAPKGNIVGIVPPGTGVLVLANDNIEIFENTIKNHDTTNIGIVSYFIADKPINDPTYDPYPETIYVHDNQISEAGENPRGLIVKILSLKLGKPFPDILYDGIVDKKKAANGYLPDNLRICLENNGEADFANIDAENTFQNIDRDIKKYICSHPKLNVVSIPGVK
- a CDS encoding alpha/beta hydrolase, producing the protein MKKFGFILFLCLLQSCATNTNREYLVAKNLNTVEGYETFIKNYPKAPQVLTAKLQLEKLMGLKRQPSPFKWNSETSINVSRDGEKFKDSNGNLKPIFDFYKSKSKRDSFIGVDGFKITYDYFLVSGAKQALVISHGTGESSIRYAELVYDLLQNKLPYSIFIINHRGHGYSQRLLGKYKEWNPNWDVYNVMQEDILEYRKIYVNQFDDYVADFSALVQLIKQKHGFEKVTALGHSLGGGVVARYAELNPTSFDKMILSAPLISVIGILGADNSDYLSKSIISVGDTFSHKGYAIGSKNFNHFVTTYESEDNTINPYTTSYNRFFMKKYIIQEFPDTSLGGLSWGFTNAIYDGVKDIRKDAGNIKIPTLIFQTEHDAYVHPSGQNTVCDAINKSVANQCQLKVVKSSNHEIFLERDLIRDQVMNDVMEFLVK
- a CDS encoding 16S rRNA (uracil(1498)-N(3))-methyltransferase, whose protein sequence is MIFFRPNETFTHELVLTKEEIEHLRSLRLNDINKTLEIRDGNGVSYFFLVEAKSKKGKLLEKTTTSTSNQKIKIASAIPKAQRFDFLLQKSTEIGITDFYFINFFQSERRDINLERSNKIILEACSQSKRHTIPNIKLYNSLEKFLQEHKDVFLLDPTANISLSQNQNWNLVPIIGPEGGFREEELDLLRKNNANSFSIGDNILKIETAHIYIASIIRFQTL
- a CDS encoding SDR family NAD(P)-dependent oxidoreductase, translated to MIRFEEQIQLPASVEATFSVIADFSNLTDWDPGIISVQKQTPGKLKIGTEFEVFASFFFQKLPMKYTLTEYEKNKKVSYVGETDTVKVLDTIEFQKKDSGCLVIYKAEFEFKGVLANQEPLMKWILQTTANNAFAGMRRAFSLPDKIEFENENKIYYKFIFPVIHDFSSIGYKSAKKNFKVITSNLESKVAVVTGASSGIGFESALKLARRQATVILVGRNEIKLNSAKEKIISETGNENIIIEKADLSLLRETKSVAKRISDKFESIDILINNAGAMYNTREVTDEGYEKSIALLLYSPCLLGELLLPQLKKSKAGARIVNVSSGGMYTQKLDLEDLESNQNYSGPVAYAKAKRGLVIMNEYWANTLKSENISSFCMHPGWADTEAVRTSMPGFYTITKSILRTPEEGADSIFWLAASDELKNTTGGFYLDRKRQPTHIFFTEHSKEEEIKFITYIKDFLMKYI